A single genomic interval of Helianthus annuus cultivar XRQ/B chromosome 13, HanXRQr2.0-SUNRISE, whole genome shotgun sequence harbors:
- the LOC110900582 gene encoding uncharacterized protein LOC110900582, translating into MCADSWGRSSFARALIEVSADNVLKDQIVVAIPKLEEDGFIMEKVKLEYEWKPNHCANCCIFGHNDQNCPKNVNVSQKQVTVDEEGFVTDKRKVARFGVGQKKQKQKFVYKPKPKKSGASTSGTKQDNSSGSSHIKTVNPFEVLASVEGYGEELGDVDKETRLHVETNRSTKTGDEVKEVTPTEMAHFMSNNQYTNSEGASTPGLNGLNG; encoded by the coding sequence ATGTGTGCGGATAGCTGGGGTAGGAGCAGCTTTGCCAGAGCTTTGATTGAAGTTAGTGCAGATAATGTTCTTAAGGACCAAATAGTTGTTGCTATACCGAAGCTGGAAGAGGATGGTTTTATCATGGAAAAAGTTAAACTTGAGTATGAATGGAAACCGAATCATTGTGCTAATTGTTGCATTTTTGGTCATAATGACCAAAACTGTCCTAAGAATGTTAATGTTAGCCAAAAGCAAGTAACGGTGGATGAGGAAGGTTTTGTCACGGATAAAAGAAAGGTTGCTAGGTTTGGGGTTGGACAGAAAAAACAGAAACAAAAGTTTGTTTACAAGCCAAAACCGAAAAAATCGGGTGCGAGCACTTCAGGAACGAAGCAAGATAACAGCTCGGGGTCTAGTCATATTAAAACAGTGAATCCATTTGAAGTTTTAGCGAGCGTGGAAGGATATGGAGAGGAGCTTGGAGATGTTGATAAAGAAACTAGGCTGCATGTGGAGACTAATCGGTCTACGAAGACAGGTGACGAGGTGAAGGAGGTTACTCCGACTGAGATGGCACACTTTATGTCTAATAATCAGTATACTaattctgagggggcaagcactcccggtctGAATGGTTTAAATGGGTAG
- the LOC110900583 gene encoding uncharacterized protein LOC110900583, whose protein sequence is MAKHIWSIISKRDSIWVQWIHEYKLKGRNFWEIPCRGSMSWGWRKILSIRGIMRPFIWYVLKSGRQANVWSDNWCNVSPLRSFITPRAIANAGCNLKLSAADVIDANGNWRWPQAWFDFFAVLITIQTPQLVENVCDRLVWKDLDGNVGDFEAAQIWNTIRNRDNIANWAHMVWFSQCVPRHSFHMWLVIKNKLKTQDRLAVWKAGSATNLNLMCCPLCKNGRDSRDHLFFQCAFASKVWTNVKSMVNLESVDNTWHSLMGWIDQSSKSKKVDDIVCKVVIAAASYYIWQERNSRLFSSFHLTETQVAERIKSSVRLRLMGFKFRLESARGRIFSVWKINDSNDDHPDPG, encoded by the coding sequence ATGGCCAAACATATTTGGAGTATTATAAGTAAACGTGACTCTATTTGGGTGCAATGGATTCATGAGTACAAGCTTAAGGGGAGGAATTTTTGGGAGATTCCTTGTCGGGGTAGTATGAGTTGGGGATGGAGGAAAATATTGTCCATTCGGGGTATTATGAGACCTTTCATCTGGTATGTGCTCAAAAGTGGTCGGCAAGCTAATGTTTGGAGCGATAATTGGTGCAATGTAAGTCCGCTGCGTTCATTCATTACTCCTCGTGCTATAGCAAATGCAGGTTGTAATTTGAAGTTGTCGGCTGCGGATGTTATTGATGCAAATGGGAATTGGAGATGGCCCCAAGCTTGGTTTGATTTCTTTGCGGTTCTAATAACTATTCAAACGCCTCAATTAGTTGAAAATGTTTGTGATCGCTTGGTTTGGAAAGATTTGGATGGTAATGTTGGTGACTTTGAAGCAGCTCAAATATGGAACACGATTCGAAACAGGGATAACATTGCGAACTGGGCTCATATGGTTTGGTTCTCTCAATGTGTTCCTCGGCACTCTTTTCATATGTGGCTGGTCATTAAGAACAAACTGAAAACTCAGGATCGTTTAGCGGTTTGGAAAGCTGGGAGTGCAACTAACCTAAACCTTATGTGTTGCCCGTTGTGTAAAAATGGAAGAGATAGTCGAGATCACTTGTTTTTTCAATGTGCCTTTGCGAGCAAAGTTTGGACAAATGTGAAGAGCATGGTGAATCTAGAGAGTGTGGATAATACATGGCACTCCTTAATGGGCTGGATTGATCAATCTTCCAAGTCAAAGAAAGTGGATGATATCGTTTGTAAGGTGGTAATTGCTGCGGCTTCCTATTATATTTGGCAAGAGCGAAATAGTCGGTTGTTTAGTTCATTTCATTTGACGGAGACACAGGTTGCGGAGAGGATTAAAAGCTCGGTTCGTTTAAGACTAATGGGATTCAAGTTTCGGTTGGAATCGGCTAGGGGGAGGATTTTCAGCGTCTGGAAGATTAATGACAGCAACGATGATCATCCTGATCCGGGCTAG